TATTTTGCTAAATAATCATTGCTGGCCATGAAAAGAGGAATAATCAGCCTAACGAAAGATGCAAGCTTTAGCGCGCAATAATAAAGGCTTGAGGGAAATGTTTTTCAAGAAGAGAAAGCATCTTTTTGGCGCGCCCAAGATCATTAGCCACAAAGACCTGTACGCGGTAAAAAGTGCGGCCGTCTTTACTGTAGGGCTCAATAGTAACAATGGAATATCTTTTTCTGAGCTTTTCTTTGAGCTTGATAGCATTGGCATAATTCGCAAAAGCTCCCACCTGAATGAAATAGCGCCCCTTAAGAGAAAGATGTGCTTTGGGAGAAGTCTCACTTAGCGCCTGAATCCTCACCCAGGCCGTGCCTTTTTGGTGCATACCAAGGGCTCGGGCAGCGGCAAAGCTTAAGTCAATGATGCGCCCTTTAACAAACGGCCCTCTATCGTTAATGCGCACGATGACCTGACGGCCATTTTCCAGGTTGGTTACCAGGACTTTCGTCCCCATAGGAAGGATTCTGTGCGCCGCGGTATAGGCATACATGTTGTATCGCTCACCACTTGCCGTGGTCTTTCCGTGAAAGCCTGGGCCATACCAGGAAGCAACGCCTTCTTCCACATAACCTTGCGCTGACGGCAAAGGATAGTAAACCTTTCCGCCTACACGATATGGGCGCTGGGTTGGGGGGGCTTTTGGCGCGTAAACTTTCTTGCTAACCTTCGGAGGAGGTGCACAGCCAAAAACCAGCAAAAACATTACTAAAATGGGGACAAACCGCATGACACAGGAGATTTTATCAGAAATAAAACTTGCCAAGAAGGCTTTAAGGGAAAAAATCTGGCAAAAACTAACAGAAGAAGGCGTTTCTCGCTTTCCCGGGGCCTTTGGCCGGATTCCTAACTTTGTAGGGGCTGAAGCTGCCGCGGAAAAAGCGGCTTCTTTAGAGGTTTTTAAAAAAGCCAACTATATCAAAGCAAACCCTGATAGCCCTCAGCTCCCGCTAAGGGTCAAGGCTCTTTTAGCAGGCAAGACCATTTTCATGGCGGTGCCAAAACTAAAGGCCGAAAAGCCTTTTATAAGGCTTGACCCTGCGGGGCTAAAAGTTCATCCTCTGCGTGCTGCCACTATCAAAGGAGCCTTTAAATACGGTGAACCAGTTGCCCCTGAAGAAATGCCTTCTATTGACCTGGTTATTACAGGGTGCGTGGCTGTTAATCTAAAAGGTCATCGCCTGGGCAAGGGAGGAGGGTACGCAGACCTTGAACTGGCTCTTCTGGCTGAGTTTCAAAAAATAAACGAAAAAACGGCTATTCTTACCACCGTCCATCCCTTACAAATAGTCAAAGAAATTCCCTTGGAAGAACATGATTTTTCCGTAGATTTTATTGCTACTCCAGAAAGTGTCTTTAAAAGAGAAGGAAAAAAACTCTTTCCCCGTGGTATTATTTGGGAAATCCTTCCAGAAGACAAGCTACGAGCAATCCCTATTTTAGGTCGTTTAAAGGTTTCCACAAAATCCTCGAAATTTATGGAATAAAATTCCACAAACCTTAAGAATGCCTACCCTTTTATATTGAAGCTGGAGAGTTTTGTCCGATAAATTGCTGTGGCTACGCGACTTGCACACTTCGATCTCGTAAAATACTCGCTAGCCATGATTTTTGTTCAAGTGCTGCTCCCTCCACCCACACCACGGCATTTAAACAAATTTTAGCAAAAAACCTTGATGCGTACCTGACAATCTTTTTCAAAATTTTTAAAAGGTCTCGTCAAGCAGGGGAAAATAGGTGATAATGAATCCAAAATTAAGTTTCTATTTTAAGGAGGCCTTTGCAAAATTGCCGCGAATAGTTTTGCAAGCACAGCCACAAGGGAGCCGTTCCTATTTTTTCGAAACAAAAAAACGGAACGGATCTAGCAAAGGTCTCTTGAGATGTTTCACGTGAAACAATGCCTAGAATCATAGCTGTTGCCAACCAAAAAGGGGGGGTGGGGAAAACCACCACCGCCCTAAGCCTTGCTTCCGCACTGGCTATTTTAGGCCAGGAAGTACTCCTTATCGATATAGACCCCCAGGCCAACACCTCAAGCGGGCTAGGCCTGCGCCAAACAAAACCAAACCTTTACGATATCCTTTTAAACGGTGCAGACCCTGGAAGAGCCCTTTATGAAACATCTTATCCCAAACTAAAACTCTTACCCTCAACAATAGATCTCATTGGCAGTGAGATAGAGCTCGCTAACAAAGAAAGGCGGGAATATCTCCTGGCAAACATCATCGCCCAAGTAGGCAAAAATTTTCGCTACATTTTAATTGACTGCCCGCCATCCCTTGGTCTTTTAACCTTAAATGCCCTCGTAGCTGCCCAAGGGGTTTTAATCCCCCTTCAATGTGAATATTATGCCCTTGAAGGCCTAAGCCTTCTTATAAATACCATCAGACGTGTTAAAAAGAACTTTAACCCCAAGCTCTATCTCTATGGCATCCTTTTGACAATGTACGACGCACGCAATAAGCTCACCAAACAAGTGGAATCCGAAGTGAGACGCCACTTTGGCAGGGCGGTCTTTCAAACGGTTATTCCGCGCAACGTACGTCTAAGCGAAGCTCCGAGTCACGGCAAGCCCATTTTTGCTTATGATCCCTCCTCAAGAGGAGCGCGAGCTTATATGACCCTTGCCCAAGAAATTCTCAAACGGGAGGCAAACCTTGGCAAAATCTAAAGAAAAAGGCCTAGGTCGCGGGTTAGACGCCCTTTTACCCGACGAAACATTCTCTGAACCAGGAGAAGAAATCTTTTTCTGTCCCATTGAGGCCTTGAGACCTTCTCCCTACCAACCCCGTATCCAAAAGGAAAAAGGCCTTGAAGAGCTTGCGGCTTCAATCAAAGAAAAGGGCCTTCTTCAGCCACTTCTTGTGCGGGAAGTAACCCCTGGGATTTATGAAATCGTGGCGGGAGAAAGGCGCTTTCAGGCCGCACGCCTGGCAGGGCTTAAGCGTGTACCGGTTATCGTAAAAGAACTTTCTCACCAGGAGACCCTTGAACTTGCCCTTATAGAGAATCTTCAGCGCGAAGACTTAAACCCCATCGAAGAGGCCTTAGGATACCAAAGGCTCATGGAAGAATTTGACCTCACCCAAGAAGAAGTAGCCCAAAAAGTCGGCAAAAGCCGCGCTGCCGTAGCAAATACACTACGGCTACTTAAACTTCCAGCGTTCCTGCAGGACGACCTGCTAAACGATCGCATCTCTGCAGGCCACGCCAGGGCCCTTCTACCCCTTGCCCACGACGAAAACCTCCTGCGCCAGATACGGGACCAGATAATCAAAAAGGGGCTTTCTGTTAGAGAAACCGAAGACCTGGTAAAAAAACTCAAAGAAAAAACTACACCCAAACCAAAAGAATCGCCCAAAGATCCCGATATCATCGCCCTTGAACAGGAGCTTGCTCAGGTCATCGGCGCAAGGGTAAAAATATCATGGGGCAAAAATAAAGGTAAGCTCGTAATAGAATTTAAGTCTTCGGAACAGTTTGAATCTTTTCTGGAAAGGCTTAAAGGATAATGGCCCTTCATTTGTTAATTGATGGATACAATCTTTTACACCAAATTCCGGAACTAGTCTTACTTATGCAGGAAGATCCAGAAGAAGCACGCAAGGCCCTGCTTAAACAACTCCAGGAATACCAGCGCATCAGACGGCATAAAATTACTGTTGTCTTCGATGCCTGGGGGAGAAATGAACCACAAAGCAAAGTAAACATAAAAGGTATTCAGGTTATTTTTACCGCTCACGGGGAAACCGCTGACGATTATATCAAGCGCCGCGCTGCTAAAGAAAAAGAAAGAGCCGTGGTGATAACTTCTGACAGAGCTATCCGGAGCTATGTGGAAACCTATGGTGCCATCTCGGTGACCTCACGAGACTTTCTCTCGCGCATGGAAGCGGCTTTTTACGAAGAAATGAAAGGCGAAAAATTGGCCTTTGAGCCACGTCCACGTAAAAGACTCCCGAAAAAAGCCCGTCAGCGCCTGGCTAAAATCGCTAAACTCTAAGAGGGGCGGCCATGATTCTTCTAACTGACGTAGTCTTAGTATTGGGGTCTGCTTTTGTAAGTAGTCTTATTGCTCATTATTTGCGTATTCCTAACATCATTGGTTTCATTGTGGCAGGGGCCTTGATTGGCCCTTACGGTTTGCACCTGATTAAGGCCAAAGAGGCCGTACATTTTTTAGCAGAACTTGGCGTGGTACTACTGCTTTTTACCATTGGCCTTGAGTTTTCCCCGGCGCATCTGGCAAAACTAAGACGCATCGCCTTACTTGGCGGAAGCCTTCAAATCGTTACAACCCTCCTTATCTCGGGGATATTTGTCTATTTTGCTTTCAAAGGCAGTATTCCCTTTGCATTTTTCGTGGGAGCTTACGTAGCCTTAAGCAGCACCGCCATCGTGCTCACTTTGCTTCAAGAACGCGGAGAGCTTGAAACGCCTTACGGACGTGCTTCCCTTGGAATTCTTCTTTTCCAGGACATGGCCATCGTGCCTTTAATGCTGCTCATCCCGCTTTTAGCAGGAAAACACAAGGCCGACGTAGGCCTTTTGCTAATCCTTTTAAAAACCTTCCTGCTTCTTGGGGGAGCTTACGTAATAAGCCGATGGGTGCTTGGCTTTTTTATGGATATCATTGCCCGCACCAGAAACCGTGAGCTATTCCTGCTTGCAACCCTTACTTTTTGCCTGGCAATAGCCTGGGCTGCTTATCTCGCGGGGCTGTCTCTTTCTCTTGGTGCATTTTTGGCTGGCTTTATCTTAGCCCGCTCCCCTTATAGTCACCAGGCCACGGCAAACATCCTGCCTTTTAAAGACCTGCTCATTTGTATCTTTTTTGTCTCTGTGGGCATGTTTTTCGATATACGCTTTTTTATTAGCGAGATCCCTGTGATTTTAGGGGCAGGCCTTACAATTTTTATACTTAAAAGCAGCATTATCTTCGGCATTTTGCGTTTTATTTTGCGCTATCCTCTCCACGTGGCCTTTCTCGTAGGAGTCAGCCTTTTCCAGATCGGAGAATTTTCTTTTGTGCTGGCGCAAGAGGCCTTAAAGTTTGAACTCATTGATCTTTCTATTTTTCAGTTGCTTTCCTCTATTTCTATTTTGACCATGCTACTTACTCCCCTTGTCATAGCTCTAGCTAGGCGGCGCTTACCCATGGTGGCTGAAGACAAGGTCTGTCCTATTGTCCCTGAAAATCACATGATAATCGTGGGGCTTGGCGTGGCAGGGATGGCTCTGCGCACCGCTGCCAAACGTGTGGGAATTCCTTACGTTATCATAGAAATGAACCCTGACACCGTAAGACGCGAAAAAGCAGCTGGAGAACCCATCGTCTTCGGCGATGCCACTTACGAATACATCTTACGCCAAGCGGGATTGGAAAAAGCAAAAGTGTTAGCTGTGACCATTCCAGATAGCAAAGCTGCCCGTGTGATAGTGGGGCTTGCCAAGCACGTCAAACCTGACATTTACACCCTGGTGCGCACTAGATACGTCGCAGAAATGGTCTCTCTTTTGGAACTAGGGGCAGATGAAGTGGTGCCTGAAGAGCTTGTAGCTGCGCTAAGCATGTTCGCCCGGGTACTTAGGCTCTATTTGGTTCCCGAAGAAGACATCAGGCGATACCTTGAAGAATTTGCCAACAAACACTACGCGCTTTTTAGAAAAGCCGTGTAAAGAGCCGCTTGGTAAAACTCTTAATCAGCCTCAAAGGTTGAAAACTTATCGGGCTAAGGCTTTGGGGAAGCTCTATACTAAATGCTGCTGGAAGACCTTTTACTTCAATATTTTGGGGAAAAGCGGCGGGAATTGATAGGTCTTGAGCGGCTTTCCATAGGGGCACGTCCTGAATACTAAGCCCTAAACGCTCATAAATAGCGGTATCAAGGGCAAAGGCATTTTGTGCCGCTACTATCATTCCCAATTTTTTTGGTCGCCCACCTGTTGGACCCCGGCCTTCCATAGCAACTACGGCATCAAGGATATTGACTTTTACCGGAAGCATGGTCGCCACTTCGCAAATCATGCGGGCAAAAAGATTGTCTTT
The Thermodesulfatator atlanticus DSM 21156 genome window above contains:
- a CDS encoding septal ring lytic transglycosylase RlpA family protein is translated as MRFVPILVMFLLVFGCAPPPKVSKKVYAPKAPPTQRPYRVGGKVYYPLPSAQGYVEEGVASWYGPGFHGKTTASGERYNMYAYTAAHRILPMGTKVLVTNLENGRQVIVRINDRGPFVKGRIIDLSFAAARALGMHQKGTAWVRIQALSETSPKAHLSLKGRYFIQVGAFANYANAIKLKEKLRKRYSIVTIEPYSKDGRTFYRVQVFVANDLGRAKKMLSLLEKHFPQAFIIAR
- a CDS encoding 5-formyltetrahydrofolate cyclo-ligase, which codes for MTQEILSEIKLAKKALREKIWQKLTEEGVSRFPGAFGRIPNFVGAEAAAEKAASLEVFKKANYIKANPDSPQLPLRVKALLAGKTIFMAVPKLKAEKPFIRLDPAGLKVHPLRAATIKGAFKYGEPVAPEEMPSIDLVITGCVAVNLKGHRLGKGGGYADLELALLAEFQKINEKTAILTTVHPLQIVKEIPLEEHDFSVDFIATPESVFKREGKKLFPRGIIWEILPEDKLRAIPILGRLKVSTKSSKFME
- a CDS encoding ParA family protein, with translation MPRIIAVANQKGGVGKTTTALSLASALAILGQEVLLIDIDPQANTSSGLGLRQTKPNLYDILLNGADPGRALYETSYPKLKLLPSTIDLIGSEIELANKERREYLLANIIAQVGKNFRYILIDCPPSLGLLTLNALVAAQGVLIPLQCEYYALEGLSLLINTIRRVKKNFNPKLYLYGILLTMYDARNKLTKQVESEVRRHFGRAVFQTVIPRNVRLSEAPSHGKPIFAYDPSSRGARAYMTLAQEILKREANLGKI
- a CDS encoding ParB/RepB/Spo0J family partition protein, yielding MAKSKEKGLGRGLDALLPDETFSEPGEEIFFCPIEALRPSPYQPRIQKEKGLEELAASIKEKGLLQPLLVREVTPGIYEIVAGERRFQAARLAGLKRVPVIVKELSHQETLELALIENLQREDLNPIEEALGYQRLMEEFDLTQEEVAQKVGKSRAAVANTLRLLKLPAFLQDDLLNDRISAGHARALLPLAHDENLLRQIRDQIIKKGLSVRETEDLVKKLKEKTTPKPKESPKDPDIIALEQELAQVIGARVKISWGKNKGKLVIEFKSSEQFESFLERLKG
- a CDS encoding NYN domain-containing protein produces the protein MALHLLIDGYNLLHQIPELVLLMQEDPEEARKALLKQLQEYQRIRRHKITVVFDAWGRNEPQSKVNIKGIQVIFTAHGETADDYIKRRAAKEKERAVVITSDRAIRSYVETYGAISVTSRDFLSRMEAAFYEEMKGEKLAFEPRPRKRLPKKARQRLAKIAKL
- a CDS encoding cation:proton antiporter; this encodes MILLTDVVLVLGSAFVSSLIAHYLRIPNIIGFIVAGALIGPYGLHLIKAKEAVHFLAELGVVLLLFTIGLEFSPAHLAKLRRIALLGGSLQIVTTLLISGIFVYFAFKGSIPFAFFVGAYVALSSTAIVLTLLQERGELETPYGRASLGILLFQDMAIVPLMLLIPLLAGKHKADVGLLLILLKTFLLLGGAYVISRWVLGFFMDIIARTRNRELFLLATLTFCLAIAWAAYLAGLSLSLGAFLAGFILARSPYSHQATANILPFKDLLICIFFVSVGMFFDIRFFISEIPVILGAGLTIFILKSSIIFGILRFILRYPLHVAFLVGVSLFQIGEFSFVLAQEALKFELIDLSIFQLLSSISILTMLLTPLVIALARRRLPMVAEDKVCPIVPENHMIIVGLGVAGMALRTAAKRVGIPYVIIEMNPDTVRREKAAGEPIVFGDATYEYILRQAGLEKAKVLAVTIPDSKAARVIVGLAKHVKPDIYTLVRTRYVAEMVSLLELGADEVVPEELVAALSMFARVLRLYLVPEEDIRRYLEEFANKHYALFRKAV